The following proteins are encoded in a genomic region of Glycine soja cultivar W05 chromosome 17, ASM419377v2, whole genome shotgun sequence:
- the LOC114393179 gene encoding heparanase-like protein 3: MKNKMRYLDQLGIASCYSTKVYCRQTLIGGNYGLLNTTTFAPNLDYYSAVLWHRLMGKKVLAISSDVHIKDFYL, encoded by the exons GTACTTAGATCAACTTGGAATAGCATCCTGCTACAGCACTAAAGTCTATTGCAGGCAGACTTTAATTGGAGGGAACTATGGCCTTCTCAATACCACCACCTTTGCTCCCAATCTTGACTACTACAG TGCAGTTTTGTGGCATCGGCTAATGGGAAAGAAGGTTCTTGCGATCTCAAGTGATGTTCATATTAAAGACTTTTACCTATAA
- the LOC114393035 gene encoding serine/threonine-protein kinase RIPK-like has translation MSTKKNTWKSVILILSCYKVKCSLEESEKQVLKQGSFQRLCLSDVSNSSSTQAIEDISISFAGSKLYAFTLEELREATNSFSWSNMLGEGGFGPVYKGFVDDKLRSGLKAQTVAVKRLDLDGLQGHREWLAEIIFLGQLRHPHLVKLIGYCYEDEHRLLMYEYMPRGSLENQLFRRYSAAMPWSTRMKIALGAAKGLAFLHEADKPVIYRDFKASNILLDSDFTAKLSDFGLAKDGPEGEDTHVTTRIMGTQGYAAPEYIMTGHLTTKSDVYSYGVVLLELLTGRRVVDKSRSNEGKSLVEWARPLLRDQKKVYNIIDRRLEGQFPMKGAMKVAMLAFKCLSHHPNARPTMSDVIKVLEPLQDYDDVFIGPFVYVAVSETGDKHKI, from the exons ATGAGTACTAAAAAGAACACATGGAAGTCTGTGATCTTGATCCTAAGTTGTTACAAGGTTAAGTGTTCCTTGGAGGAATCAGAGAAACAGGTTTTGAAACAAGGTTCTTTCCAGAGGTTATGTCTATCAGATGTGAGCAATTCAAGCTCCACTCAGGCCATTGAAgacatttcaatttcatttgcTGGCTCAAAGCTCTATGCATTCACACTTGAGGAGCTAAGGGAAGCAACAAACAGTTTCTCATGGAGTAACATGCTAGGTGAAGGAGGGTTTGGACCTGTCTACAAGGGTTTTGTTGATGACAAACTTAGGTCTGGTTTGAAGGCTCAGACTGTAGCTGTGAAAAGGTTGGACTTGGATGGCTTGCAAGGTCACAGGGAGTGGCTG gcAGAGATTATATTTCTTGGACAACTAAGGCATCCACATCTTGTCAAGTTAATTGGGTACTGTTATGAGGATGAACATAGGCTTTTGATGTATGAATACATGCCAAGAGGCAGCTTGGAGAATCAACTCTTCCGAA GATACTCTGCTGCCATGCCATGGTCAACCAGGATGAAAATTGCATTAGGAGCAGCCAAAGGTCTTGCCTTCCTTCATGAAGCAGATAAGCCTGTAATATACCGCGATTTCAAAGCTTCGAACATTTTACTAGACTCG GATTTCACAGCTAAGCTCTCAGATTTTGGGCTAGCTAAGGATGGCCCTGAAGGGGAAGACACACATGTAACAACACGCATAATGGGAACACAAGGTTATGCTGCTCCTGAGTACATCATGACAG GTCACCTTACAACCAAGAGTGATGTGTATAGCTATGGGGTGGTGCTGTTGGAATTGCTGACAGGAAGACGAGTAGTGGATAAATCTCGGTCGAATGAAGGCAAGAGCTTGGTGGAATGGGCAAGGCCTTTGTTGAGAGATCAGAAAAAGGTGTACAATATCATAGATCGTAGACTAGAGGGGCAATTTCCCATGAAAGGAGCCATGAAAGTTGCTATGTTGGCTTTTAAATGCTTGAGTCATCACCCAAATGCAAGGCCAACTATGAGTGATGTGATTAAGGTATTGGAGCCACTTCAGGACTATGATGATGTTTTCATTGGACCATTTGTGTATGTTGCCGTAAGTGAAACTGGTGACAAACATAAAATATAG